From Lasioglossum baleicum chromosome 2, iyLasBale1, whole genome shotgun sequence, a single genomic window includes:
- the LOC143216019 gene encoding NADH-cytochrome b5 reductase 3 isoform X1: MSTPISNTASSDSHVLPALAAVGTIVAIGLAVKFYKCWSNDKKKKSPHLLVDPVVKYSLPLVDKEIISHDTRRFRFSLPTPDHILGLPIGQHVHLTAKIDGEVVIRSYTPVSSDDDHGFVDLVIKVYFKNVHPKFPEGGKLSQFLENLKIGETVDFRGPSGRLVYKGQGKFSIKILRKDPPAEYNVKKVVMLAGGTGITPMLQLIRAIVKDTTDETQCSLLFANQTEKDILLRDELDEIAKNHPDKLKVWYTLDTSGENWAYSTGHINAEMIEKHMFPPSSDVLVLMCGPPPMINFACNPNLDKLGYDSKLRFAY, translated from the exons ATGTCTACACCGATAAGCAACACAGCATCGTCAGACTCGCAT GTGCTGCCGGCACTAGCTGCCGTAGGAACCATAGTAGCTATAGGATTAGCTGTGAAATTCTACAAATGTTGGAGCAACgacaagaaaaagaaatcccctCATTTACTGGTTGATCCAGTTGTTAAATATAGCCTACCGCTAGTTGACAAAGAGATAATAAGCCACGATACAAGAAGGTTTAGATTTTCCTTGCCAACGCCGGATCATATTCTAGGACTGCCGATTGGTCAACACGTACATCTAACAGCAAAGATCGACGGTGAAGTTGTTATACGTTCTTATACACCGGTCTCCAGCGACGATGATCACGGTTTTGTAGATCTTGTGATCAAA gTGTACTTTAAAAATGTGCACCCAAAATTCCCCGAAGGAGGAAAGCTATCTCAATTTTTGGAGAATCTGAAAATTGGGGAGACGGTAGATTTTAGGGGACCATCCGGTAGACTGGTCTATAAGGGTCAAGGGAAGTTCTCCATAAAAATTTTGAGGAAAGATCCGCCCGCGGAATACAACGTTAAAAAG GTTGTAATGTTAGCCGGTGGTACAGGAATCACACCGATGCTGCAATTGATTCGCGCTATCGTAAAAGACACCACAGACGAGACTCAATGTTCCCTGCTTTTCGCGAATCAAACCGAAAAAGACATATTGTTGCGAGACGAGTTAGACGAAATTGCGAAGAACCATCCGGATAAATTGAAGGTCTGGTACACGCTGGATACCAGTGGGGAAAATTGGGCCTACAGCACTGGACACATAAATGCAGAAATGATAGAGAAACACATGTTCCCGCCATCGTCCGATGTTCTCGTGCTCATGTGCGGTCCACCGCCAATGATTAATTTCGCTTGCAATCCGAACCTCGACAAACTTGGATACGATTCAAAATTACGATTTGCATATTAA
- the LOC143216019 gene encoding NADH-cytochrome b5 reductase 3 isoform X2 → MPSLRMLVLPALAAVGTIVAIGLAVKFYKCWSNDKKKKSPHLLVDPVVKYSLPLVDKEIISHDTRRFRFSLPTPDHILGLPIGQHVHLTAKIDGEVVIRSYTPVSSDDDHGFVDLVIKVYFKNVHPKFPEGGKLSQFLENLKIGETVDFRGPSGRLVYKGQGKFSIKILRKDPPAEYNVKKVVMLAGGTGITPMLQLIRAIVKDTTDETQCSLLFANQTEKDILLRDELDEIAKNHPDKLKVWYTLDTSGENWAYSTGHINAEMIEKHMFPPSSDVLVLMCGPPPMINFACNPNLDKLGYDSKLRFAY, encoded by the exons ATGCCAAGTTTGCGAATGCTG GTGCTGCCGGCACTAGCTGCCGTAGGAACCATAGTAGCTATAGGATTAGCTGTGAAATTCTACAAATGTTGGAGCAACgacaagaaaaagaaatcccctCATTTACTGGTTGATCCAGTTGTTAAATATAGCCTACCGCTAGTTGACAAAGAGATAATAAGCCACGATACAAGAAGGTTTAGATTTTCCTTGCCAACGCCGGATCATATTCTAGGACTGCCGATTGGTCAACACGTACATCTAACAGCAAAGATCGACGGTGAAGTTGTTATACGTTCTTATACACCGGTCTCCAGCGACGATGATCACGGTTTTGTAGATCTTGTGATCAAA gTGTACTTTAAAAATGTGCACCCAAAATTCCCCGAAGGAGGAAAGCTATCTCAATTTTTGGAGAATCTGAAAATTGGGGAGACGGTAGATTTTAGGGGACCATCCGGTAGACTGGTCTATAAGGGTCAAGGGAAGTTCTCCATAAAAATTTTGAGGAAAGATCCGCCCGCGGAATACAACGTTAAAAAG GTTGTAATGTTAGCCGGTGGTACAGGAATCACACCGATGCTGCAATTGATTCGCGCTATCGTAAAAGACACCACAGACGAGACTCAATGTTCCCTGCTTTTCGCGAATCAAACCGAAAAAGACATATTGTTGCGAGACGAGTTAGACGAAATTGCGAAGAACCATCCGGATAAATTGAAGGTCTGGTACACGCTGGATACCAGTGGGGAAAATTGGGCCTACAGCACTGGACACATAAATGCAGAAATGATAGAGAAACACATGTTCCCGCCATCGTCCGATGTTCTCGTGCTCATGTGCGGTCCACCGCCAATGATTAATTTCGCTTGCAATCCGAACCTCGACAAACTTGGATACGATTCAAAATTACGATTTGCATATTAA
- the Cct2 gene encoding chaperonin containing TCP1 subunit 2 — protein sequence MVSLNPVRILKNEAEEEKAEIARLSLFVGAIALGDLVKSTLGPKGMDKILVAHGRSAGQVQVTNDGATILKSVGVDNPAAKILVDMSRVQDDEFGDGTTSVTVLASELLREAEKLIDQKIHPQTIISGWRKATEAAREALSSIAVDYSNSQHHVRFHEELLNIARTTLSSKILAQHKEHFGYLALEAVLSLKGSGNLSAIQIIKKRGGTLAKSDLVNGFLLDKKPGMHQPQKMVDAKILIANTPMDTDKIKVFGSRVRVDSMAKIAELEAAEKEKMKDKVDKILKHGCNVFINRQLIYNYPEQLFADAGIMAIEHADFDGIERLALVTGGEIVSTFDSPETVKLGHCGLIEQVMIGEDTLLKFSNVALGEACTIVIRGATQQILDEAERSLHDALCVLTATIRESKIVYGGGCSEMAMACAVMKAAAKTVGKEAIAMESFARALQQLPTVIADNAGYDSAQLVSKLRALHNSGEKTMGLDMEKGQVGCMKRLGITESWIVKRQVLLSAAEAAEMILRVDDILRAAPRKRVKDCGRC from the exons ATG GTGTCCTTGAATCCTGTTAGGATCCTCAAGAATGAGGCGGAGGAAGAAAAGGCAGAAATTGCCAGGCTAAGTTTATTTGTGGGAGCCATCGCTCTCGGCGATTTGGTCAAGTCCACACTTGGACCAAAAGGTATGGATAAGATATTGGTGGCGCACGGTCGATCTGCGGGACAGGTTCAAGTCACCAACGACGGAGCAACCATTCTCAAAAGCGTGGGCGTGGATAATCCGGCTGCCAAAATTCTGGTCGATATGTCTCGCGTACAAGACGACGAATTTGGCGATGGGACGACATCCGTAACAGTCCTTG CTTCCGAATTGTTAAGAGAGGCAGAGAAATTAATCGATCAGAAGATTCATCCTCAAACCATCATTTCTGGCTGGAGGAAAGCCACAGAGGCAGCTCGAGAAGCTTTATCCAGCATCGCAGTAGACTACTCTAATTCTCAGCATCATGTACGTTTCCATGAGGAGTTACTGAATATTGCACGTACAACTCTGAGCTCGAAAATTTTGGCTCAACACAAAGAACACTTTGGCTATCTCGCGTTGGAAGCTGTGCTGAGTCTCAAAGGATCGGGCAATTTGTCGGCCATCCAAATAATCAAAAAACGTGGAGGAACTCTGGCAAAGTCTGATCTCGTTAATGGATTTTTGTTGGACAAAAAACCAGGAATGCACCAACCGCAGAAAATGGTTGATGCTAAGATACTCATAGCCAACACACCTATGGACACGGACAAAATCAAA GTATTTGGATCGAGGGTTCGAGTCGATTCGATGGCGAAAATCGCAGAATTGGAGGCAGCAGAGAAAGAGAAGATGAAG GACAAAGTTGACAAGATCTTAAAGCACGGCTGCAACGTGTTCATCAACAGgcaattaatttacaattaccCAGAACAATTGTTTGCCGATGCTGGTATCATGGCGATCGAGCATGCCGACTTTGACGGTATCGAAAGACTAGCTCTGGTTACCGGCGGAGAGATTGTTAGCACTTTCGATAGTCCTGAAACGGTGAAGCTTGGACATTGCGGTCTCATCGAGCAG GTAATGATAGGCGAAGATACGCTGCTGAAATTCTCGAACGTTGCTTTGGGAGAAGCGTGTACGATAGTGATCAGAGGCGCCACGCAACAAATTCTCGACGAGGCAGAGAGATCTTTGCACGATGCTTTGTGCGTATTAACCGCTACTATACGCGAGTCTAAAATCGTTTACGGTGGAGGATGCAGCGAAATGGCGATGGCTTGCGCCGTAATGAAAGCAGCGGCTAAAACTGTTGGGAAAGAAGCGATCGCGATGGAATCGTTTGCTCGAGCTTTACAACAATTACCAACTGTTATTGCTGACAATGCTGGTTACGATTCAGCTCAACTAGTCAGCAAACTTCGAGCTTTGCATAATTCCGGCGAGAAGACAATGGGTCTGG ACATGGAGAAAGGACAAGTCGGGTGCATGAAACGACTAGGCATCACCGAATCCTGGATCGTGAAGAGGCAAGTTTTACTTAGCGCGGCGGAAGCAGCGGAAATGATTTTACGCGTGGATGATATTTTGCGGGCAGCGCCCAGAAAACGCGTCAAGGACTGTGGACGTTGTTAA